A DNA window from Zingiber officinale cultivar Zhangliang chromosome 3A, Zo_v1.1, whole genome shotgun sequence contains the following coding sequences:
- the LOC122050953 gene encoding uncharacterized protein LOC122050953 — protein sequence MALQAPSPIAAAATAAAAAGRRSAATPSRSTFLLPPLSHVLRSAYFSPSAQLLLAPPLPVSRGGTAPGAKVSMRRVASKQAYICRDCGYIYNDRTPFEKLPDNYFCPVCSAPKRRFKPYEPAVVKNANDVDVRKARKAQIKRDEAFGQALPIAIVLGVIGLAGLYLYLNSMY from the exons ATGGCCCTTCAAGCTCCATCACCAATAGCAGCAGCAGctactgctgctgctgctgctgggcGGCGCTCCGCCGCTACGCCCTCTCGCAGCACCTTCCTACTACCTCCCCTCTCCCACGTCCTCCGATCGGCGTACTTCTCCCCCTCGGCGCAGCTTCTCCTGGCGCCGCCGCTGCCGGTAAGCCGAGGCGGCACCGCTCCCGGCGCGAAGGTCTCCATGAGGCGGGTGGCTTCCAAGCAGGCCTACATCTGCCGCGACTGCGG CTATATCTACAATGACAGGACTCCCTTTGAGAAGCTGCCTGACAACTACTTTTGCCCTG TTTGTAGTGCTCCTAAGCGAAGATTCAAGCCTTATGAACCAGCAGTAGTCAAGAACGCCAACGATGTAGATGTTCGTAAAGCAAGGAAGGCACAGATCAAAAGAGATGAAGCTTTTGG GCAAGCTCTGCCTATCGCGATAGTGCTCGGAGTTATCGGATTGGCTGGCCTTTATCTCTACCTCAACAGCATGTACTAG
- the LOC122050952 gene encoding GDSL esterase/lipase At1g54790-like, whose amino-acid sequence MAALGDIFSTICVVSLFYSGTLAIDFNFPAVFNFGDSNSDTGDLVAAGIGEPLLHPNGRSYFSRPAGRFCDGRLVIDFLMDAIDFPFLNAYLNSIGMPSFQNGCNFAAAGSTILPPTKYSVSPFSFGVQVAQFLRLKNEVLQLLSEGKLNVKYMPQADYFSQGLYMFDIGQNDLASAFYSKNEDQVIASIPTILSEFERGLKKLYEQGARRFWIHNTGPLGCLAQNIAIFGKDPSKQDEHGCLSAHNRAAKQFNIQLHALSKQLRYLFPDANITYVDVFTIKFNLIANFSRYGFEHPVMACCGHGGPPLNYHTEISCGQTKILKGHKMTVKACDDATEHLNWDGIHYTEAANLHVASQILSGRYSDPSFIDDMPFALKLKF is encoded by the exons ATGGCCGCCCTCGGCGACATCTTCTCCACCATCTGCGTCGTCTCCCTTTTCTACTCCGGTACCTTGGCCATCGACTTCAACTTCCCTGCCGTGTTCAACTTTGGCGATTCCAACTCCGACACCGGCGATCTCGTCGCCGCTGGTATCGGGGAACCCCTCTTGCATCCTAATGGGAGGAGCTACTTCTCCAGGCCGGCCGGGAGATTTTGCGATGGCCGCCTCGTCATCGATTTTCTCA TGGATGCTATAGACTTCCCCTTCTTGAATGCATACTTGAATTCAATTGGTATGCCAAGCTTTCAGAATGGTTGCAACTTTGCTGCGGCTGGATCCACTATTCTTCCACCTACAAAATATTCAGTCAGTCCATTTTCCTTTGGGGTCCAGGTTGCTCAATTTCTTCGATTGAAAAATGAAGTCCTTCAATTACTAAGTGAAG GAAAACTGAATGTTAAGTACATGCCTCAAGCAGATTACTTTAGTCAGGGACTTTATATGTTTGATATTGGCCAAAATGATCTTGCTAGTGCTTTTTATTCCAAAAACGAGGACCAAGTCATTGCTTCCATTCCAACAATACTGTCAGAGTTTGAAAGAGGCCTGAAg AAATTATATGAACAAGGCGCTAGGAGATTCTGGATTCATAATACAGGTCCTCTTGGGTGCTTAGCACAAAATATAGCCATTTTCGGGAAAGATCCATCAAAACAAGATGAGCATGGCTGTTTAAGTGCTCACAACCGAGCTGCTAAGCAGTTCAATATTCAGCTTCATGCACTTTCTAAACAGTTGAGATATCTGTTTCCAGATGCCAACATAACCTATGTTGATGTCTTCACCATTAAATTCAACCTCATAGCCAACTTTTCTCGATATG GATTTGAACATCCAGTTATGGCATGCTGTGGACATGGTGGTCCTCCACTAAACTACCATACAGAAATATCTTGTGGACAGACGAAGATCCTCAAAGGACACAAAATGACGGTCAAGGCTTGTGACGATGCCACTGAACACCTTAACTGGGATGGCATACACTATACAGAAGCTGCAAATCTTCATGTAGCTTCCCAGATACTTTCTGGGCGATACTCTGATCCATCATTCATTGATGATATGCCGTTTGCTCTTAAACTGAAGTTTTAA